One Glycine soja cultivar W05 chromosome 2, ASM419377v2, whole genome shotgun sequence genomic region harbors:
- the LOC114392267 gene encoding uncharacterized protein LOC114392267, protein MKASLKFREEHKKPLFRAKVPLSILGKPFQSGIVAGESKELTLNLCTFFESGPSLKVAYRPNDSKNPFSLIVKTGTGPFGSPLKSSMLMSCEFSVPGRTGSPLFMLHFKPRFGDFTFKKTQSSIFDGKGFGSLNTQNDAVELENGTVETPLMESAKVSILGDGASGAVAGMFSGVEVAARTTLPVRGRAAVKFRWGVRVPSEFKGNNAFQKIPFLVMDKIGVEHMMECGVSKEKVSAGEKSRVPASADVAEACFAVKRQMEVLQAENGLLRNAVEDLRREIVGVRTSSSVMGKSPNLRKNEKKTTSDYGNFPGKSTEAEASEKLKKALMGAAAGSS, encoded by the coding sequence ATGAAAGCCTCTTTGAAGTTCCGAGAAGAACACAAGAAACCCCTCTTCCGTGCAAAAGTCCCACTGAGCATCCTCGGCAAGCCCTTCCAATCCGGCATAGTCGCTGGCGAATCCAAAGAACTCACACTCAACCTTTGCACCTTCTTCGAATCGGGTCCTTCTCTCAAAGTCGCGTATCGCCCCAACGACTCCAAGAACCCCTTTTCCTTAATAGTGAAAACGGGAACTGGACCCTTCGGTTCCCCTCTTAAGAGCTCCATGCTCATGAGCTGTGAGTTCAGTGTTCCCGGTAGAACCGGTTCCCCGTTGTTCATGCTTCATTTCAAACCCCGCTTCGGCGACTTCACTTTCAAGAAGACGCAGTCTTCGATTTTTGATGGGAAAGGGTTTGGGTCTCTGAACACACAAAACGACGCCGTTGAACTTGAGAACGGAACCGTTGAAACGCCGTTGATGGAATCGGCGAAGGTTTCGATTCTCGGCGACGGTGCCTCCGGCGCCGTCGCTGGGATGTTCTCCGGCGTGGAGGTGGCGGCTCGGACGACGCTGCCGGTGCGGGGACGCGCCGCCGTAAAGTTCCGGTGGGGAGTTAGGGTTCCGTCGGAGTTCAAGGGGAACAACGCGTTTCAGAAAATTCCGTTTCTCGTGATGGATAAGATCGGCGTGGAACACATGATGGAGTGCGGCGTTTCGAAGGAGAAGGTTAGCGCCGGAGAGAAGTCTAGGGTTCCGGCGAGCGCTGACGTGGCGGAGGCGTGTTTTGCGGTGAAGCGGCAGATGGAGGTTCTGCAGGCGGAGAACGGGTTGCTGAGGAACGCCGTGGAGGATCTCCGGCGAGAAATCGTCGGCGTTCGAACCTCAAGTTCGGTTATGGGCAAAAGCCCTAATTTGagaaagaatgagaagaaaacgACGTCGGATTATGGTAATTTTCCCGGGAAATCGACGGAGGCTGAAGCGAGCGAGAAGTTGAAGAAAGCGTTGATGGGAGCGGCTGCTGGTAGTTCTTGA